In Fragaria vesca subsp. vesca linkage group LG1, FraVesHawaii_1.0, whole genome shotgun sequence, the sequence TTTGCTCCTTTCCGAAGGCCAAGACTGAGGAAACCTAGTGACAGGCTTCTTTTTTGCAGAACGAATTCTGGGATCCTTTACAAGCATTAGGTCATCTATAGCCAAAGGCCGAGCATATCCTTCAGTCACATTGTATTTCTTTTGTGAACCGGCATTTCTTTTACCATATTCCCTAGACGCCTCCTGAAGAGCAATTCCACCCAACTTCTCAACAGTCTCATCAAAGTCACCACTCGAAGAACTATCTGTATCAGACATATCCAATTGTTGTTCTAGCAACCATTTGGAACGTAAAATGTTGTCACTCCCACCAATTCCCTCTAAATAATCTTCTGCAACCTCATCATCAATATCTGAATAACTATCTTCAGAATCTCCACTTTCAGAAGACTCCGAGTTTCCTTCATACAATGACGCCCCATTTTCATCTTCCTCGCTTTCTTCATCAGATATATCTTGGGTGTACAGTCTAATCCCTCCAAATGACAAAAAACCTTCATTTTCATCAGAAGACATCACCTCTGTCGGCAGATCTTCGGCCATATCATCACCATCTTCATAATCAATTCCCTGGTTGGCATCCTTCTCAGATGACAATGATCCAAAACACATGTCTTCCGGTTCTTCCATTTGTTTTGAGGTAGCTTCAACCCCACTTGGGGTTTCCTCAAGTTCTTCAGAGAACCCCAATCCTCTATGAGAGCTTTCACCTAACACAAAACTTGAACCATAGTGGTATGTAAATTTCACATCTTGGGGCTCTGAAGCTGGTGTCTGGTCTGCATGAGCTGAAATTTGGGTATCACTGAGATCAACTAAAACCATAGGGCTCGACACGTCCATATTGTCATCCTCAGCGTCACCCTTAATACGGAACTTTGAAGTGAAACCCTCCTGTTGAATAAAACAAAACATATCCAAACTAATCAATGGAAATATCAAATCGCTGAGTCGATCTTTCACTAACACTAAATGCATTATCAAAGTTATCCACATTGTCAAAAGTGGGGACAGAACCGAACATATAGGATCGCTCCCAGTGACCAGTTAGCATTACAATGTACTTCGACTACACTTCTTGATTACAACACTGGAACAAAAGGAGGTTCATTTATACCTTCAACTCACTACAACTAAAGAAAACACGAAAACCAGTTTCACTCACATATCAGTCTAACTCCGGTTTGCATTATGAAACGAAATGCAATTAATAAAAGATGAATCTTTGAGCCAACAAAACACACCTGAAGTTCAGGAGAAGGGTAGCGGTATCCTATAGCATTGACATTTGATTTTAGAGACCCACTTTTAGAATCAGAACCTGCATTCCCTCCTGATTTCGACCCGGATTTCTTTTTATCCGAACTCGGATTCCTCCCTGCAACTCAAAAACCAAAACCAAATTCAGAACAAAATAAAAATCTAAACTTTCTCAAAATCTGACACCTTGAAATGAAACCATCGCCTACCCAGTTCAGTAAATTATACAATTTTTACCTATCCAAGCTCAAATTCTACATTCCTTTTTATTTTCACCAGATAAAAATCAACCAAAGCTTCCATTTTTTTGCTTTTCAATTTTTGTGTGTAAAACCAAACACAGAGGTAGCGCAGATTAATGATGAATCATAGGAAGAAACAAAGCTGAGAGACCTGTTATTGGGGTTTGAGGTAAAGACCAATCAGACAAAAGACCGCCCTCGACAAACAGACCACCACCTCGGCCAGACGATGATCTTCTTCTGTTCCTAGTAACCTCGTTGCTGTTGTTGTTGTTGTTGTTGTTGTTGTTTGGTCTTCTTCGTCCTCGTCCTCTTCCTCCAGCCATGGCTGCGCTTTTTGCGTTCACACAGAGAGAGATACAACGCGACTCCTTCTCTCTCGATCTTGATCGCCGCGCAGTTTTGCCCAGACGTGCGGTGCTGCTATCTGGGCCGTCGATGACTTAGGCGACGTGGACGGTGATATGTAAGTTGGATATTGGTATATTCTGTATATGTACTTTTGTGTTTGGTCTCACTTGCTGCTAGTTCCTATTTTTTGTAAACGAGGGACAAGTCTGGTTCTGGCCCAAGTTTAAGGTGGGCCTCGAGAAAGATCATGAACTGGACGTGCTCATACTCGAACCTAGCTCCGAAATATGTTATCACATACGAGCAAGCGGACCCCTAACTGACTCTAGTTCTAATTCAATCCTCAAAATCCATCACCACTTTAGCCAGGTCCCAAGAGTGGTTACCATTTCGGATATGATGAGAAGGTATTAAGTACATATCTATACATACAATGTTGATGACAAAGGTGTACCTACACACGGATTACGGTGGGTTACAGCCTAACTCATATTTTGAGAAAACATTGTTTTGTTGCATATTTATAATTAAAAAAAGTTAAATTATGAAAACCAGCTCACCTTAAATTTCTTTATGTAATTGAACTTAGTCCATATGATTTTTTTTTATCTAATTACATATATATTGTTTATTTTATTAAAAGCAGTTGCTCTTTTAGTATATTTTAGGTCAACTTTCTTCTCTTTATTTCTTTTTCTTTGTTGTTGTATACGTCTCCATTCTCTTTTGCTGAAGCAGCTAAGCCAAGTGTCAAGCTTTCTCTCTTTAATCTGCAGGTATGATTCTTATTTATATCGATCATCCTCTTGGAGTCTTATTGTCAGGACCCACCCCGAATTTCACCCTGAAACCCGAAATAAATCCTGCGGGGACCACTTCCAAGGAAAGTTTACCGAAAATTCGGTATAACCTCATTTGAAAATGGAAAACCCTTCTAAAAAAAAATAAATAAATAAAATACCTGCGAACACTTCTGAAAATCCAAATCCAACCTTAAACTCCTAGAGCCTTCGTGCTCCCCAAAACACAACATCTCCCAATTTATTTACTAACTTTATAGAAAAACTCAAACCAACCATCACAGGTTCAGAGCAACTCTATTTGAGAGGAAAATAACTAGAAATATAAAAAAAAGAGCGGAAGCTATACTAATGACTATGCCTCTTCTCCATATACGCCCGACCTCAACAAAGCTAACCTGCAAACTGAGCATTTTTAAAACGAATGGCCCAGGGGAAAACATTTAGCAAACGTTAGAGTGAGTGGACAAAAATGAATTTAATGAAAATATTTATGCTTTCCCAATTTAAATTTTCATAGAAAATATACTGCATGCGGCAGCTCAAAACCTCTCAACTCATTGATTGGAAATTACATGACTAGCTCCGGCTAGTCTCCAAACTTAAAAAATAAAGCCTCTCAGGCTAAACAAATATATATATATGTATGTATTTACACCCGTCAAATTCCTTGTACGAATTCTATAGAAACAAATAAGAAAAATAGAAATTCGTACAAGGCTACAACGCTTGCGTCTAACGCTCACGTCGCGCCATAATGGAATTTTACATCATTATGGCGGAAAAGCACGAGTGTATATATACGTGCATATTCCTTATATAAATTACTAAATTTATATAGGGCTACGACGATTGCGTCTAACACTCACGTCGCGCCATAATGGAATTTTTACCTCATTATGACGGAAAAGCACATATAGCTAGTTAGCATTTATTCTTATACATACTATTCTCCTAATCATTCATAAATGAATATATAATCACCGAAATTCTCAATTTCGGTTATTCTCCAACAAAAGAAATTATTCATATACACATCCACCGAAAATCTCATTTTCGGTAACTCTCCAAAACTAATGAAAATTGCCAATTATAAATGAAGCAATAAATATATAACTCCACAGAAAATCTCATTTTTGGTAACTTTCAAAATAACGAAGTTAACAAATAAAATAAGTGCATTTACTTCTAAAATAACTTCACGAAAATAAACAATTCCACAAATTGATATTCAATAAAATCATTCAATTAATATGAAATCACCGCATGCTTATAATTTAAAACGAACGTCCACTCACAACTTTAGGCATAAGCCGGACGAAATCCAATTCACCACTCAAGTGAGGTCTCCTCAAATCTTGGCACAAAAACTATGCTTATGACCACACTTCAATTTCAGAATAAATAATACTTAAATATATAACCCAAAACTCTTCCGCCTAACCCACTACCCTTTCTAGGGTTAAGCTTATCGGATTCACGCC encodes:
- the LOC101294206 gene encoding uncharacterized protein LOC101294206, with protein sequence MAGGRGRGRRRPNNNNNNNNNSNEVTRNRRRSSSGRGGGLFVEGGLLSDWSLPQTPITGRNPSSDKKKSGSKSGGNAGSDSKSGSLKSNVNAIGYRYPSPELQEGFTSKFRIKGDAEDDNMDVSSPMVLVDLSDTQISAHADQTPASEPQDVKFTYHYGSSFVLGESSHRGLGFSEELEETPSGVEATSKQMEEPEDMCFGSLSSEKDANQGIDYEDGDDMAEDLPTEVMSSDENEGFLSFGGIRLYTQDISDEESEEDENGASLYEGNSESSESGDSEDSYSDIDDEVAEDYLEGIGGSDNILRSKWLLEQQLDMSDTDSSSSGDFDETVEKLGGIALQEASREYGKRNAGSQKKYNVTEGYARPLAIDDLMLVKDPRIRSAKKKPVTRFPQSWPSERSKYSRNIPGTKKKHRKEMMAVKRRDRMLRRGVDLEQINLKLEQIVLDGVDMFSFHPMHSRDCSQVQRLAAIYQLKSSCQGSGKKRFVTLMRTQHTGMPSAINKIRLEKLIGAGMEDDDFSVVEPTGDKKKSVRIRKGSGLKGPESKHTAQRKTTKVSAKHGSSKAFEQKSSRKVDSFADKPVSFVSSGVMQSQTEITTIDSVASRTEIITIKSTIDASSKNEGAVGSADFRSFEVHTKGFGSKMLAKMGFIEGGGLGKDGQGRAEPIEAVQRPKSLGLGVEFSNTIGVQVINTPSRQNPAKNTPAKRNSAKSMLAKNNPVRNKPQTERVGSFERHTKGFGSKMMARMGFVEGMGLGKDSQGIVNPLAAVRLRKSRGIGA